In Intestinibacillus sp. Marseille-P6563, a single genomic region encodes these proteins:
- a CDS encoding ABC transporter ATP-binding protein: MNALEIRHLTKRFPKFTLDDISFSLPSGTVMGLIGENGAGKSTTIKLLLGLLRADAGEVSILGMDPRHQELEIKRRLGVVSEVTMHPATYRARDTGKVLASAYPNWDERQFEHYLHAFGIDPAKPCKDLSKGMRMKLSIACALCHGADLLILDEPTSGLDPVVRDEVLDILRDFMQDEGHSILLSSHITSDLEKIADYITFLHEGRVLFSESVLDMNESYGILRCTPETVQSFAPGTVYAERRDQFGTEVLVDPRRLPAGLQAEPASIDQIMLFLTRYAVTQ, encoded by the coding sequence ATGAACGCACTTGAAATTCGGCACTTGACCAAACGCTTCCCCAAATTCACCTTAGATGACATTTCGTTTTCCCTGCCTTCGGGCACGGTGATGGGCTTGATCGGCGAAAACGGCGCCGGCAAGTCGACGACCATCAAATTGCTGCTTGGCCTGCTGCGGGCGGATGCCGGTGAAGTCTCCATCCTGGGGATGGACCCACGCCATCAGGAACTGGAAATCAAACGGCGGCTGGGTGTGGTCAGCGAAGTGACCATGCACCCGGCGACTTACCGGGCCCGTGACACCGGCAAGGTGCTCGCTTCGGCTTATCCAAACTGGGACGAACGCCAATTTGAGCACTATCTGCATGCGTTCGGCATCGACCCCGCGAAACCGTGCAAGGACCTGTCCAAGGGTATGCGCATGAAATTATCCATCGCCTGCGCCCTGTGCCATGGCGCCGACCTGCTCATCTTGGACGAACCGACTTCCGGTTTGGACCCAGTCGTACGCGATGAAGTGCTCGACATCCTGCGCGACTTCATGCAGGACGAAGGGCATTCCATCCTGCTGTCCTCGCACATCACCAGCGACCTGGAAAAAATCGCCGATTACATCACCTTCCTGCACGAGGGGCGGGTACTGTTCAGCGAGTCTGTGCTGGACATGAATGAATCGTACGGCATCTTGCGCTGCACCCCGGAAACCGTGCAGTCATTCGCCCCCGGCACGGTCTATGCCGAACGGCGTGACCAGTTCGGCACCGAAGTCCTGGTCGACCCGCGCCGTCTGCCGGCGGGATTGCAGGCCGAACCCGCTTCCATCGACCAAATCATGCTCTTTTTGACCCGCTATGCGGTGACTCAGTAA
- a CDS encoding GntR family transcriptional regulator, translating to MNIILSNTSGVPIYEQIAEQIKALIISGQLAADSPLPSMRLLAKELRVSLITTKRAYEELERDGYIRTVTGKGSFVAGLNSDLIREEQLRLIENDLRAAVQRAKLNGLSLSDLTDLLSLLYEEDTDHERT from the coding sequence TTGAATATCATTCTTTCCAACACCAGCGGGGTTCCAATCTATGAACAGATCGCCGAGCAGATCAAGGCCCTCATCATTTCCGGTCAGCTTGCCGCCGATTCTCCCCTGCCTTCCATGCGGCTCCTCGCCAAGGAGCTGCGCGTGAGCCTTATCACGACCAAGCGCGCGTATGAGGAACTGGAGCGTGACGGATACATCCGCACCGTGACCGGCAAGGGAAGCTTTGTCGCAGGCCTGAACAGCGACCTGATTCGGGAAGAACAGCTCCGTCTGATTGAAAACGACCTGCGCGCTGCGGTCCAGCGCGCCAAACTCAACGGTTTATCTTTGAGTGACCTGACCGATCTTCTGTCTTTGCTCTACGAGGAGGATACCGACCATGAACGCACTTGA
- a CDS encoding RNA polymerase sigma factor, with product MLDEQIERYGARLYALCLRLCRNRFDADDLYQDTWYKAMRAYRKYDPARPFDTWLTTICVNTYRDQYRRRKLAEVLGFGRDEQPDFWENVAAPPDDPYPEVREAVDALPESLRLVVTLYYFEDCDIAQTARLLGVPEGTVKSRLARARAKLKGVLDDDGG from the coding sequence GTGTTGGACGAACAAATTGAACGCTATGGCGCACGGCTTTACGCCCTGTGTCTCCGGTTGTGCCGCAACCGTTTTGATGCAGACGATTTGTATCAGGATACCTGGTACAAGGCCATGCGGGCCTATCGGAAATACGATCCCGCGCGGCCGTTTGACACCTGGCTGACCACCATCTGCGTCAATACCTATCGCGACCAATACCGCCGCCGCAAACTGGCCGAAGTGCTGGGGTTTGGCAGGGACGAGCAACCAGACTTCTGGGAAAACGTCGCCGCCCCGCCCGATGACCCTTATCCAGAAGTGCGGGAAGCGGTGGATGCCTTGCCCGAATCGCTGCGGCTGGTTGTTACGCTGTATTACTTTGAGGACTGTGATATCGCGCAGACTGCCCGGCTGCTGGGTGTGCCGGAAGGGACGGTCAAATCCCGTCTGGCACGGGCGCGGGCCAAGTTGAAAGGGGTGCTGGATGACGATGGAGGATAA
- a CDS encoding zinc-ribbon domain-containing protein, giving the protein MNEFVGFSFWNIVVTIINTVAIGALLVFVLWLVLRRRGRVWKCPSCGKKIQPYYQICPYCGAELKGKEDKKV; this is encoded by the coding sequence ATGAATGAATTTGTAGGTTTCAGTTTCTGGAATATCGTGGTGACGATTATCAACACAGTAGCGATCGGCGCGTTGTTGGTCTTTGTCCTGTGGCTTGTCTTGCGCCGCCGGGGCCGGGTATGGAAATGCCCCTCCTGCGGAAAAAAGATTCAGCCGTATTACCAGATCTGTCCCTACTGCGGGGCCGAATTGAAGGGGAAGGAGGATAAGAAGGTATGA
- the iolE gene encoding myo-inosose-2 dehydratase, with the protein MLDPKKVKLGICPIGWSNDDMWDLGDENTFQQCISEMKLAGFDGCEVGHKYPEDKTVLKHMLDVRNMTIASKWFSSFLVDKPYEEVEAEFVKELEYLSYVGATAINVSEQSGSIQGMMDKRILKDKRVMNDEEWDRFCTGLNKLGKLSLEKYGIKTCFHHHMGTVCQTVEETIRMLENTDPKYVFLCFDTGHFTFAGEDPVAVLGKFADRVGHVHLKNMRMPIVEKVKNEDWSFLKAVREGAFTVPGDPDGCVDFDAVFDILDKANYEGWIMVEAEQDPAKANPFEYSKMGREYITAHTGLGGEVVLK; encoded by the coding sequence ATGTTGGATCCAAAGAAAGTAAAATTGGGTATCTGTCCGATCGGCTGGTCGAATGATGATATGTGGGACCTGGGCGACGAAAATACTTTCCAGCAGTGCATTTCGGAAATGAAGCTGGCAGGTTTTGACGGCTGTGAGGTTGGCCACAAGTATCCGGAGGATAAGACGGTACTCAAGCACATGCTCGATGTGCGCAACATGACCATTGCATCCAAGTGGTTCTCTTCGTTCCTCGTAGACAAGCCGTACGAAGAAGTAGAAGCTGAATTTGTCAAGGAACTCGAATATCTGTCCTACGTTGGCGCAACCGCAATCAACGTTTCCGAGCAGTCCGGCTCTATCCAGGGCATGATGGACAAGCGCATCCTCAAGGACAAGCGCGTCATGAACGATGAAGAGTGGGATCGTTTCTGCACCGGCCTGAACAAGCTGGGCAAGCTGTCGCTCGAGAAGTACGGCATCAAGACCTGCTTCCACCATCACATGGGCACCGTTTGCCAGACGGTTGAGGAAACCATCCGCATGCTGGAGAACACCGACCCGAAGTATGTATTCCTGTGCTTCGACACCGGTCACTTCACCTTTGCTGGCGAAGATCCGGTTGCCGTTCTGGGCAAGTTTGCTGACCGTGTCGGCCACGTTCACCTCAAGAACATGCGTATGCCGATCGTTGAGAAGGTCAAGAACGAAGACTGGTCCTTCCTCAAGGCTGTTCGTGAAGGCGCATTCACCGTACCGGGCGACCCGGACGGCTGCGTAGATTTTGACGCTGTATTTGATATTCTGGACAAGGCTAACTACGAAGGCTGGATTATGGTTGAGGCCGAGCAGGACCCGGCAAAGGCCAATCCGTTCGAGTATTCCAAGATGGGCCGCGAGTACATTACCGCACACACCGGCTTGGGCGGCGAAGTGGTTCTGAAGTAA
- a CDS encoding ABC-2 transporter permease, translated as MLASFRSDVYLLRGQLKTLLGVFAFMMVFAFVQKSIYFAFFYPAFMSILLPISVFSLSEQSGWESMLLSAPVTRRGIVRGRYLTCAAVAVSSILIGFACSLLISMQEYEGAIIAVLVALTLVLLLNAILLPVLYQFGPTKARFIIMAVCIGPAVLLPLLMEKFETSNEQLLQDVLSLLSSVWFLLILLACSVVLFVLSYLISCLIYGKKEF; from the coding sequence ATGCTTGCATCGTTTCGCAGTGATGTTTACCTGCTCCGCGGACAACTCAAAACATTACTCGGTGTGTTCGCCTTTATGATGGTTTTCGCATTTGTCCAGAAATCCATCTACTTTGCGTTCTTTTATCCGGCTTTCATGTCCATTCTACTGCCTATCAGCGTGTTTTCGCTCAGTGAGCAGTCGGGCTGGGAATCTATGCTGCTCTCCGCTCCGGTGACCCGACGCGGTATCGTCCGCGGACGGTACCTGACCTGCGCAGCCGTTGCGGTCAGTTCTATCTTGATTGGCTTTGCCTGTTCTCTCCTGATTAGCATGCAGGAGTATGAGGGCGCAATCATCGCTGTTCTGGTGGCGCTGACCCTCGTTCTGCTGCTCAATGCCATCCTTCTTCCGGTCCTCTATCAGTTCGGCCCAACCAAAGCACGATTTATCATCATGGCGGTCTGCATCGGACCCGCGGTGCTTCTGCCGCTGCTGATGGAAAAATTTGAAACGAGCAACGAACAATTGCTGCAAGATGTGCTGTCGCTTCTGAGCTCTGTCTGGTTTCTGCTTATTTTGCTCGCGTGCAGCGTGGTGCTGTTTGTCTTGTCCTATTTGATTTCCTGCTTGATTTACGGCAAAAAAGAGTTCTGA